Proteins encoded in a region of the Nocardia asteroides genome:
- a CDS encoding holo-ACP synthase, whose translation MTILGIGLDLVTISEFAEQLERAGTTMLRESFTAGERRYCQSKGTDPARSYAARWAAKEAVLKAWASSRFARRPQIGDNPYPLIEVVNDAWGRPSIKLHGLAAEFLPRVRVHLSLTHDGDTAAAMVVLEDPGELADLIEGRDSAG comes from the coding sequence ATGACGATCCTCGGTATCGGCTTGGACTTGGTGACCATCTCCGAGTTCGCCGAACAGCTCGAACGCGCCGGTACGACCATGCTCCGGGAAAGCTTCACCGCGGGAGAGCGGCGCTACTGCCAGAGCAAAGGCACCGACCCGGCGCGCAGCTACGCGGCGCGGTGGGCGGCGAAGGAGGCGGTGCTCAAAGCTTGGGCATCGTCGCGGTTCGCCCGCCGTCCGCAGATCGGGGACAACCCCTATCCGCTGATCGAGGTGGTCAACGACGCGTGGGGCAGGCCGAGCATCAAGCTGCACGGCCTGGCCGCCGAATTCCTGCCCCGGGTAAGGGTTCACCTGTCGTTGACGCACGACGGCGACACCGCCGCCGCGATGGTGGTGCTCGAGGACCCGGGGGAGCTGGCCGACCTCATCGAGGGCCGCGACAGCGCGGGTTGA
- a CDS encoding excalibur calcium-binding domain-containing protein yields MNVRRLSVSAAVAGLTFLAAPAALAAPPSGSAGTGSSAVDTGSAATGSAGLSQTGSAGGAFANCDDARNAGRAPLFRGEPGYGPHLDPDGDGFACPTV; encoded by the coding sequence ATGAACGTTCGCCGGCTCTCCGTCAGCGCGGCCGTCGCGGGACTGACCTTTCTCGCGGCTCCCGCCGCCCTAGCCGCCCCCCCATCCGGATCCGCCGGAACCGGCTCGTCGGCCGTCGACACCGGCTCGGCCGCGACCGGCTCGGCCGGTCTGTCGCAGACCGGTTCGGCCGGTGGCGCCTTCGCCAACTGCGACGACGCCCGCAACGCCGGCCGTGCGCCGCTGTTCCGCGGCGAACCGGGCTACGGCCCGCACCTGGATCCCGACGGCGACGGCTTCGCCTGCCCGACGGTCTGA
- a CDS encoding DUF3618 domain-containing protein encodes MARDTERIEQEIEAARTRLASTLDELAVRADPHRIADDTKHIVVAKLNEPKVKYSLIGAAALFVGLALLKIFR; translated from the coding sequence GTGGCAAGGGATACCGAGCGGATCGAGCAGGAGATCGAGGCCGCCCGCACTCGGCTGGCGAGCACGCTCGACGAACTCGCGGTACGCGCGGATCCGCACCGCATCGCGGACGACACCAAGCACATCGTGGTCGCGAAGCTCAACGAGCCGAAGGTGAAATACAGCCTGATCGGCGCCGCAGCCCTTTTCGTCGGGCTGGCGCTGCTCAAGATCTTCCGCTGA
- a CDS encoding pirin family protein, translating into MPAVTVPDIMVLPRLPRSDATSRARQVRTVVTAHKQREGAGFEVRRPFPSMDLRTADPFILLDQMGPVAYEPYEAKGAPWHPHRGFETVTYMLDGTMVHHDSQGGGGVIGEGDTQWMTAGSGILHDEVPPEEMVASGGWFHGIQLWVNLPRALKFAAPRYQDLRARELTLVSSHDGGALVRLIAGDVGGFTGPGSTYTPIAYAHASLTPGGLLETPWPQDFTAMAYVLSGSGTVGRERRPLGEGQLAVFGGGDSITVTADARQDNRTGALEVLLLGGQPIREPVVQYGPFVMNTRAEIIDAMEDYQAGRMGNIPAEHIRAIGTTA; encoded by the coding sequence ATGCCCGCCGTCACCGTTCCAGACATCATGGTTTTGCCACGCCTGCCCCGTTCCGACGCGACCTCGCGTGCGCGGCAGGTCCGCACCGTGGTCACCGCGCACAAACAGCGCGAAGGCGCGGGGTTCGAGGTGCGCAGGCCCTTCCCCAGCATGGATCTGCGCACCGCCGATCCCTTCATCCTGCTCGACCAGATGGGCCCCGTCGCCTACGAACCATACGAGGCGAAGGGCGCGCCCTGGCATCCGCATCGCGGCTTCGAGACGGTCACCTACATGCTCGACGGCACCATGGTGCACCACGACTCACAGGGCGGAGGCGGCGTCATCGGCGAGGGCGACACCCAATGGATGACCGCGGGCTCCGGCATCCTGCACGACGAGGTCCCGCCGGAGGAGATGGTCGCGTCCGGCGGCTGGTTCCACGGCATCCAGCTCTGGGTGAACCTGCCGCGCGCGCTCAAGTTCGCGGCACCGCGCTACCAGGACCTGCGCGCCCGCGAACTGACCCTGGTGAGTTCACACGACGGCGGCGCGCTGGTCCGGCTCATCGCCGGAGACGTCGGCGGATTCACCGGGCCCGGTTCGACCTACACCCCGATCGCCTACGCACACGCCTCGCTCACTCCCGGCGGCCTACTCGAAACCCCATGGCCGCAGGACTTTACGGCCATGGCGTACGTGCTGTCCGGTAGCGGCACGGTGGGACGGGAGCGCAGGCCGCTGGGCGAAGGACAGCTGGCGGTCTTCGGCGGCGGCGACTCGATCACCGTGACAGCCGATGCGCGCCAAGACAATCGGACCGGCGCGCTCGAGGTGTTGCTGCTCGGCGGACAGCCGATCCGGGAACCGGTAGTGCAGTACGGGCCGTTCGTGATGAACACCCGCGCGGAGATCATCGACGCGATGGAGGACTACCAGGCCGGACGCATGGGAAACATCCCGGCAGAGCACATCCGCGCCATCGGGACGACCGCATGA
- a CDS encoding DUF1992 domain-containing protein — translation MTERKPPKQTFESWVDKQIHEAAERGEFDNLPGTGKPIPGAGTASDEDWWLRGYLRREGVSGDALLPPSLLLRRDIEHLSEDVRELTTERQVRAAVSELNKRIVDWLRMPEGPFVPIAPVNADEIVAQWRITRSAAEPKREQPGRATTASSPAPSDEAGPRLRRRWWRRWRRGGEPE, via the coding sequence ATGACCGAGCGCAAGCCGCCGAAGCAGACTTTCGAATCGTGGGTCGACAAGCAGATCCACGAGGCGGCCGAGCGCGGCGAGTTCGACAACCTGCCCGGCACCGGCAAGCCGATTCCCGGAGCGGGCACAGCTTCCGACGAGGACTGGTGGCTGCGCGGTTATCTGCGTCGCGAAGGGGTCAGCGGAGACGCGCTGTTACCGCCGTCGCTGTTACTGCGGCGCGATATCGAGCACCTGTCCGAGGACGTGCGTGAGCTGACCACCGAACGCCAAGTGCGTGCGGCGGTGAGCGAACTCAACAAACGCATCGTGGATTGGCTGCGCATGCCGGAAGGACCGTTCGTTCCGATCGCGCCGGTGAACGCCGACGAGATCGTCGCCCAGTGGCGGATCACGCGCTCGGCCGCGGAGCCGAAGCGCGAGCAACCCGGCCGCGCGACCACAGCGTCCTCTCCAGCGCCGTCCGACGAGGCCGGGCCGCGTCTGCGCCGCCGATGGTGGCGCCGATGGCGGCGCGGCGGCGAACCCGAATAG
- a CDS encoding L,D-transpeptidase family protein has protein sequence MIGGQGRRKPAARWSMRKIAGPVIVVAVAALALTGCSASDATDAAQVAIDRNPITELIKPKLLSPVKDGEVGVSPGVPMAFKVEDGKFTAVTLTSPQGKSVNGRLAADGRSWETTEVLGYGKTYRLKADAIGLGGANSATLSFTTSSPGNQTKPYLIPGEGEVVGIGQPVAIQFDENIPDRKAAQSAIKITTEPPVEGAFYWVNNREVRWRPEHFWAPGTKVTIDVNVYGRDLGNGLYGQDNIHSFFTIGDAVIFTADDDTKQVTVEQNGQVIRTMPTSMGKDSTPTDNGIYIVADRHEKIIMDSSTYGVAVNSADGYRTPVDFATRLSYSGIFFHSAPWSVGAQGYSNTSHGCLNLSPANAQWVYQNAKRGDITIVKNTVGGTLSGVDGLGDWNIPWSVWKAGNADDNR, from the coding sequence ATGATTGGTGGTCAGGGTCGGCGCAAGCCGGCCGCACGGTGGTCGATGCGCAAGATCGCGGGGCCGGTGATCGTCGTCGCCGTCGCAGCACTGGCGTTGACGGGATGTTCGGCATCCGACGCCACCGATGCGGCGCAGGTGGCCATCGACCGCAACCCCATCACCGAATTGATCAAGCCCAAGCTGCTGTCGCCGGTGAAGGACGGGGAGGTCGGCGTCTCGCCGGGCGTCCCGATGGCGTTCAAGGTGGAGGACGGCAAGTTCACCGCTGTGACGTTGACCAGCCCCCAGGGCAAGTCGGTGAACGGCAGGCTCGCCGCCGACGGGCGATCGTGGGAGACCACCGAGGTACTCGGCTACGGCAAGACCTACCGTCTGAAGGCCGACGCGATCGGGCTCGGCGGCGCGAACTCGGCGACGCTGAGCTTCACCACGAGCTCGCCCGGAAACCAGACCAAGCCCTACCTGATCCCGGGTGAGGGGGAGGTGGTCGGTATCGGCCAGCCGGTGGCCATCCAGTTCGACGAGAACATTCCCGACCGCAAGGCCGCGCAGTCCGCGATCAAAATCACCACCGAGCCGCCGGTCGAGGGCGCGTTCTACTGGGTGAACAACCGCGAGGTGCGGTGGCGGCCGGAGCATTTCTGGGCTCCAGGGACGAAAGTCACCATCGACGTGAACGTCTATGGGCGTGATCTCGGTAACGGTCTGTACGGCCAGGACAACATCCACTCGTTCTTCACCATCGGCGACGCGGTGATCTTCACCGCCGACGACGACACCAAGCAGGTGACCGTCGAGCAGAACGGTCAGGTGATCCGGACCATGCCGACCTCGATGGGCAAGGACAGCACGCCCACCGACAACGGCATCTACATCGTCGCCGACCGGCACGAGAAGATCATCATGGATTCCTCCACCTACGGCGTGGCGGTCAACTCGGCAGACGGGTACCGGACGCCGGTGGACTTCGCCACGCGGCTGTCCTACAGCGGCATCTTCTTCCACTCGGCGCCGTGGTCGGTCGGTGCGCAGGGCTACAGCAACACCAGTCACGGCTGCCTGAACCTCAGTCCGGCGAACGCGCAGTGGGTCTATCAGAACGCCAAGCGCGGTGACATCACGATCGTGAAGAACACCGTGGGCGGCACCTTGTCCGGCGTAGACGGGCTGGGTGACTGGAACATTCCGTGGTCGGTCTGGAAGGCGGGCAACGCGGACGACAATCGCTGA
- a CDS encoding MarR family winged helix-turn-helix transcriptional regulator: MVRWLSDDEQATWQAYVRLRQRLDGAISAGLAEDGLSLADYELMVALSAAPNGCLRAKELAADVCWEKSRLSKHLARMDARGLVERRPAEEDARGIIVQLTPEGRVALERAAPNHVDLVRRVFIEPLTPGEARALRALADKVVAEVEQVTELGA, translated from the coding sequence ATGGTCCGGTGGTTGAGTGACGACGAGCAGGCGACCTGGCAGGCCTATGTGCGGCTGCGCCAGCGTTTGGATGGGGCGATTTCCGCCGGGCTGGCCGAGGACGGCCTGTCCCTGGCGGACTACGAATTGATGGTGGCGTTGTCGGCGGCGCCCAACGGGTGTTTGCGCGCCAAGGAACTGGCCGCCGATGTGTGCTGGGAGAAGAGCCGGTTGTCCAAGCATCTGGCCAGGATGGACGCTCGCGGACTGGTCGAGCGGCGGCCCGCCGAGGAGGATGCCCGCGGCATCATCGTCCAACTCACACCGGAAGGGCGCGTCGCGCTGGAGCGTGCCGCGCCCAACCACGTCGATCTGGTCCGCCGCGTCTTCATCGAGCCGCTGACGCCGGGTGAGGCGCGAGCGCTGCGCGCGCTGGCGGACAAGGTGGTCGCCGAGGTCGAGCAGGTGACCGAACTGGGGGCCTGA
- a CDS encoding transglycosylase SLT domain-containing protein, translating to MPDRRPSALRRPSLRETVTVAAAAAGVVAVAACSASSVADNSVPSRIAMVAEQQAAAAPAPVAAPVAEAIPAPLPAPAPAPAPLPEPVPAPLPVPAPPVYANNLDGWIRQALDIMRANNIPGTYEGIHRNIMRESTGNPQAINLWDSNAAAGIPSKGLLQVIDPTFAAYHVPGTPFDVWDPVANIVAACNYAAHRYGSMDNVNSAY from the coding sequence ATGCCTGACAGACGCCCTTCCGCCCTTCGCCGTCCCTCGCTACGCGAGACCGTCACCGTCGCCGCCGCGGCCGCGGGTGTCGTTGCCGTAGCCGCCTGCTCCGCGTCGTCCGTCGCCGACAACAGCGTCCCGTCTCGCATCGCCATGGTGGCCGAGCAGCAGGCCGCCGCCGCGCCCGCTCCGGTCGCCGCGCCGGTCGCAGAGGCGATCCCCGCGCCGCTGCCCGCCCCCGCTCCCGCGCCCGCTCCCCTCCCGGAGCCGGTTCCGGCTCCGCTGCCCGTCCCCGCCCCGCCGGTCTACGCGAACAACCTCGACGGCTGGATCCGCCAGGCGCTCGACATCATGCGGGCCAACAACATCCCGGGCACCTACGAGGGCATCCACCGCAACATCATGCGCGAGTCGACCGGTAACCCCCAGGCCATCAACCTGTGGGACTCCAACGCCGCCGCGGGCATCCCGTCCAAGGGCCTGCTGCAGGTGATCGACCCCACCTTCGCCGCCTACCACGTCCCCGGCACGCCCTTCGACGTCTGGGATCCGGTCGCCAACATCGTCGCCGCCTGCAACTACGCCGCGCACCGCTACGGCTCGATGGACAACGTCAACAGCGCGTACTGA
- the bcp gene encoding thioredoxin-dependent thiol peroxidase, whose protein sequence is MTTNQRLSPGDTAPDFTLSDADGKNVSLSDYRGRKVIVYFYPAASTPGCTKQACDFRDNLADLDGAGIDVVGISPDKPAKLAKFRDAERLTFPLLSDPDRTVLTAWGAYGEKTMYGKTVVGVIRSTFLVDEAGEIAVAQYNVRATGHVAKLRRDLSV, encoded by the coding sequence GTGACCACCAACCAACGACTCTCCCCCGGCGACACCGCCCCCGACTTCACGCTTTCCGATGCCGACGGCAAGAACGTCTCGTTGTCCGACTACCGCGGTCGCAAGGTGATCGTGTACTTCTACCCCGCCGCGAGCACGCCCGGCTGCACCAAGCAAGCCTGCGACTTCCGCGACAACCTGGCCGATCTGGACGGCGCGGGCATCGACGTCGTGGGCATCTCGCCGGACAAGCCCGCCAAGCTGGCCAAGTTCCGCGACGCCGAGCGATTGACCTTCCCGCTGCTGTCGGATCCCGACCGCACCGTGCTCACCGCGTGGGGCGCGTACGGCGAGAAGACGATGTACGGCAAGACGGTCGTCGGCGTCATCCGCTCGACCTTTCTGGTGGACGAAGCGGGCGAGATCGCCGTCGCGCAGTACAACGTCCGCGCCACCGGCCACGTCGCCAAGTTGCGCCGCGACCTGTCGGTGTAG
- a CDS encoding TetR family transcriptional regulator — MDPALELQDDPQELMPRRRPTQERSKRKFDALLQASRELLVEVGFESFTCEEVAARAEVPIGTLYQFFANKYVIVCELNRQDLVAVSQELADFHGEIPSLDWLRHMNQFVDHLANLWMTDPSRREVWLAMQSTPSTRATGAIHEKQFAEVVSQMLRPLTPRTPRARRTMMAEVLVHVVYSMLNFSVQDEQSSAEAVAELKRLMVAYLLVAEKESRTGSER; from the coding sequence CTGGACCCTGCGTTGGAGCTGCAGGACGACCCACAGGAGCTCATGCCGCGACGCCGGCCGACGCAGGAACGCAGCAAACGCAAGTTCGACGCCTTACTGCAGGCGTCGAGGGAACTGCTCGTCGAGGTCGGTTTCGAGTCGTTCACCTGTGAGGAGGTGGCGGCCAGGGCCGAGGTGCCGATCGGCACGCTGTATCAGTTCTTCGCCAACAAGTACGTCATCGTCTGCGAGCTGAACCGACAAGACCTGGTTGCCGTTTCCCAGGAACTGGCCGACTTCCACGGTGAGATCCCGTCGCTGGACTGGCTGCGGCACATGAACCAGTTCGTCGACCACTTGGCCAACCTCTGGATGACCGACCCGTCCCGGCGGGAAGTGTGGCTGGCCATGCAGTCCACCCCCTCCACCCGGGCCACGGGCGCGATCCACGAGAAGCAGTTCGCCGAGGTCGTGTCTCAGATGCTGCGGCCGCTCACACCGCGCACCCCGCGCGCGCGGCGCACCATGATGGCCGAAGTGCTGGTGCACGTGGTCTATTCCATGCTCAATTTCTCGGTGCAGGACGAGCAGAGCAGCGCCGAAGCCGTCGCCGAACTCAAGCGGCTGATGGTCGCCTACCTGCTCGTCGCGGAGAAGGAATCGCGTACCGGCAGCGAACGATAG